Genomic DNA from Thiosocius teredinicola:
GCCGCGCAAGACGGTCGCGTTGCCCGATTTCAGACACAACGCCGCCGCGTCGGCCGTCACGTTCGGCCGCGACTCGTAGATGATCCCGACGACGCCCAACGGCACCCGCATGCGGCCGACCTGGATACCGCTGGGGCGATATTTCATATCGAACATCTCACCGATCGGATCCGGCAGCGCGGCAATCTGGCGCACGCCTTCGATCATCGAGTCGATGCGTGCTTCGTTGAGTTCCAGACGGTCGAGCAGCGCAGCATCGAGGCCTTTCGCGGCGCCGGCGTCGAGGTCCTTGCGGTTCTCGGCAATCAGCGTGGCGCGCTGTCGGTCGAGAGTGTCGGCGATAGCCAGCAGAGCGGCGTTCTTGGCGGCGGTTTCCGCGGCGGCCAGGACGCGTGACGCGGTGCGAGCACGCGCACCGGTGTCCTGCATATAGCTGGCAATGTCGTCGATCTGGATCTGTGCGGCTTGGGTCATGGCGACGTCGGCTGAGGTAGTACGGGAACTCCTCATACTAGCAAAAGCCGCGGCGGCCAGGGAGCGCCGCGGCCGGGGCCGGTTGGCAAGCCGCTTGGGGAGCCGGGGTTCGGCTCAGGTGTTGGGAACCGGTACCGGTCCGGTCGGCGCGGGCTCTTTGTTCGCGGCCTGCGCGGCTTTCTTCGCCGGTTGCTCCCACGAGAACTTCGGCAGGTTGCGGAAACCTTCCTGGATGCCGTTGTTCCAGGCGTCACGCAGGGCGATCAGGTACTGGTCGTCGGCATCGAAGCGACAGCGACAACCGAGCACCAGGCTGTCTTTCTCGTAGGTGGCGACTTCGAACGGCGGTCCGACCGTGATGTTCGATCGGGTGGTGGCGTCGAGCGAGACCAGCGCCAGCCGTGCACCCTGATTCAGGGAAAGGCCCGGATGCACGATGCGGTCGAGCGCCGGCTTGCCGTATTTGCTTTCGCCGATCTGCAGGTAGGGCGTTTCGGGCGACGAGGTGATGTAGTTGCCCTGCGGATAAATCAGCATCAGGCCGTGCGGCTGTCCTGCGATCTGGCCGCCGATCAGCAAGGTGGTTTCGCCGCTGACGCCTGACTGAGACAGCGCCATGTTGTGTTCTTTCTGCACCGACAGGCTGACCGCGCCCACATACTCGGCGGCCTCGAACAGGTAGCGGACATTCGCCAGGTTGGGCCCGCCCGACGGGTAGTCGAGGTCGCGCTGGATGTGATTGATGACTTCCTGCGTGGTCGCGAGGTTGCCGGCCGACAGGATCACGAATAGGCGATCCGGCGAAGGCGTGAACACGTGCATCTTGCTGTAGGTAGTCACATAGTCAACGCCCGCGTTGGTGCGCGAGTCAGATGCGAATACCAAGCCATCGTCGAGGCTGAGACCGACACAGTAAGTCATGGGAGGATCCAACCGAAGGTTGCAGAGTGTAATAGTATCGGATGAAACGCCGCGGTGATGGAAGTCTTTTTTTCGTGTCTCAGCGGCCTTCTGCTCTGCTAAGCTGATGACGGCTTTTTCCTTTGCAGGCCGTTGTTTGGCCGAGGTGGTGACATGTCGATCCGGGTGGCGATACGCCATAGAACCGAGTACCTGTTCGATCGAAGCGTGGCGCTTTCGCCGCACCTGATTCGCCTGCGTCCCGCACCGCACACGCGAACGCCGATCCATGAGTATTCGCTGAAGGTCGAGCCGGAGGAGTACTTCCTCAAC
This window encodes:
- a CDS encoding 20S proteasome subunit A/B is translated as MTYCVGLSLDDGLVFASDSRTNAGVDYVTTYSKMHVFTPSPDRLFVILSAGNLATTQEVINHIQRDLDYPSGGPNLANVRYLFEAAEYVGAVSLSVQKEHNMALSQSGVSGETTLLIGGQIAGQPHGLMLIYPQGNYITSSPETPYLQIGESKYGKPALDRIVHPGLSLNQGARLALVSLDATTRSNITVGPPFEVATYEKDSLVLGCRCRFDADDQYLIALRDAWNNGIQEGFRNLPKFSWEQPAKKAAQAANKEPAPTGPVPVPNT